In Crassostrea angulata isolate pt1a10 chromosome 4, ASM2561291v2, whole genome shotgun sequence, one genomic interval encodes:
- the LOC128182510 gene encoding uncharacterized protein LOC128182510 isoform X1 codes for MASNGGLDSWNPMQDDHLDQEFNMYDRGPGKDMPKRGADRYGGVTLYVTGIPNEFTEEGLMNTFSKVGKCVEVKKMKSKVEGLGYTYGFVKMATVTDCEKAIREYHEFSIGNFNLRVKFARTDEERNRQAKQNQEEAEFLGSLGSHRRSNTHSKASSGSESDGGSHIMSRSGEKIMFGGKKRFDDGPPTLQQAPLKRPGEQIKGDDEEAPGAQGQVSPAVSCGRSEASTTIDPSLFHSPGGSQLSMRFHSMGRGRDISPKQNGGGLLGIGPQDFYPPDQHPGYAGDAPMRITSNGDHRYVQGRNEMGGHFRGNFRGRGNMGYNNMGRGNMGFNSMGRENMGFNTMGRGNMGFNNRGRGYMTHDGMGRGYIGRGRGNMEYGRGGYGHYDMNYQQPWGYRNNIEGPYQGGYREEWHMNNPYQKQGYRGGRGRSPRGGRGGQTVKPASEITARPCARCKTTGSLQCSRCKTPYCSPECQKEHWPEHRPHCLDIAKKLEEDEFESRFEVDIGDDAASKEMKAYARTIVQEQYSKQSAQQMSPQVSQQTNGPSQVSPGVRRDQTRSQGVRPQSSQASPGVRQSQPSPQQSSKESFVPPKSSPAPSSSVPPSRVRSSPPTESQRLNSSWMAKITMKQLEVGQESQLVLVDIDDPGRIIFQFPVMEDMQALQDNDARMKKVLDRDHTSVSAPAVGEFYAGQFVDGSWYRCRVDACDLDRNVTVTYIDYGNKEMVPCSKLRKLRPEWCSLPGQAVIVALDGVGPQMDSQFWSQQAVDRVKELLPPTQISMKMYQVTCTARDGDRTLVKVLDANGQDVGETLINSGLAAKTTPQTTTTPQTRGPQFIDVDAKELASLCEGWTVGERYLVLITEREGPQNLHAQGLQAIDLFAQFFNEVQEECSAMQMEFYRPKRVGELVYGLYDNNWYRAEVLSLSGQAAKVFFIDYGNCELVPFKNLRQATSLCQKQPVFCVPCQQVGLDAGTANDKVEEIFNQLTYKDNPRELSLVYKGRKEGKAVVDFLSDQGELVSVLIPKIATPTRVMAGDIESLTFPEDGTPASCVMMSINSMASFYVYRGTDLEKVMKEVAEICAKDQSAYDPTVGEMVLGQFSEDKSWYRAKVLDVSGDEVMLLYTDFGNKEKVGKDAIRRFDPALSKYPHQSVHCKMASVTKSMETPDLLQVFASLYNQPVQIKLKGSNNTDPVEVEVVMEDGSSVNQTIVELFPDEATSAASSTNQAAASATSSAASSSGTAATSPVTTGSTSTVSRLQFQKAAVPLDGSQLQCSIIEFTSLNSFHLQIIRKGEIEVLMTQLEKVGEVKTPYQPEVGDDVCAIYSLDSLWYRARVLKQLDGNSYLVYFVDFGNSENVAVSEIRKLKPEYVKLPCLAVHCRLSAPGPLSEDLNPKFGELAMGGTLSFQAVSQEDDMYSVKMFRDDGVCINDALLGTSSFSTPPPVAAATTNAGEVAKSQAAAKSEPVAAGKRKILEFDMPMDGRKLPFLITNIFSLGSFHAHYYTEESRERFTAFLEQISVYCAGIPEPYSPAVGEEVCCQFSATEQWLRAQVLQVEGDTYDVQFVDYGNIVKVQKEEIRKLDDSFTLMPKQAIHCSLSSSIDLNSPNLIEKFEEMVRNSISFIVAVKKESDLYEVKISTEEVEDITERLRELPAGFVPRVLTVNGPREPCVFVDMDSFSSFYVQLVGPPYKEALTDLETKLETFCQTPYIPYKARDNELVLTKFAVDGKWYRARVLEVMDESVYRVLFIDFGNKDLVEGGVLREIDPTFLSVPNSGIHCKLAGLGESEPVAALQRFAELTANNLLQMEVVAVEGELHEVVLFNQDGENINEQVLQTIQQCELSTGSPSLEQNTQEAVPIKDTPQCAVTPTATEVGAGSDSAPMVQSSNIRLRDMAHVTPPREEFSVVITSIDSPDEFFCQMADQQAFASLALMMESMMLYCETEPSDPGQKYIVGDMCCAFYNCSSSDGGWYRSVVTETFPNGSYNVQYVDFGNRAILPGEQLRPMKPDFTELPILAFKCALHGVIAPQGSWSNAASEKLGQFLNQPLDACLRDRRGDTLVLQLTQKVQEEAGVREVDVGEYLVNAGVAESESNTADEAALIQQQIAALQAKLKQLNPQT; via the exons ATGGCATCAAATGG AGGTTTGGACAGCTGGAATCCCATGCAGGATGACCATCTGGACCAGGAGTTTAACATGTACGACAGGGGCCCTGGTAAAGACATGCCCAAGAGAGGAGCCGACCGATACGG TGGTGTTACTCTATATGTCACTGGGATTCCCAATGAATTTACAGAG GAAGGACTCATGAACACTTTTAGTAAAGTTGGGAAATGTGTAGAAGTCAAGAAGATGAAGTCCAAAGTTGAAGGCTTGGGATACACTTACGG atttGTAAAGATGGCAACAGTCACTGATTGCGAAAAGGCGATTCGTGAGTACCATGAATTTTCCATCGGCAACTTCAATCTGCGTGTGAAATTTGCTAGAACAGACGAAGAGCGAAATCGTCAAGCTAAACAGAATCAG GAGGAGGCAGAGTTCTTGGGTTCTCTGGGCAGTCACAGGAGGTCCAATACACACAGCAAAGCCAGCTCAGGCTCCGAGTCGGACGGAGGCTCGCACATCATGAGTAGA tcAGGAGAAAAGATTATGTTTGGAGGAAAGAAACGATTTGATGACGG CCCACCAACTCTCCAGCAAGCTCCATTAAAGAGACCCG GAGAGCAGATAAAGGGAGATGACGAAGAAGCCCCAG GTGCCCAGGGCCAGGTTTCTCCGGCGGTGTCCTGTGGAAGATCGGAAGCCTCCACCACTATTGACCCCTCTCTTTTTCATTCTCCAGGAGGCAGTCAGCTTAGCATGCGATTTCATTCTATGGGCCGCGGTCGGGACATCAGCCCCAAACAAAATGGCGGAGGCCTTCTAGGAATTGGGCCTCAGGATTTCTACCCTCCCGATCAGCACCCTGGATACGCGGGAGATGCCCCTATGAGAATTACATCCAATGGAGATCATCGTTACGTGCAGGGGCGCAATGAAATGGGAGGCCATTTTAGGGGAAATTTCAGGGGAAGGGGAAACATGGGGTACAATAACATGGGAAGAGGGAATATGGGATTCAATAGCATGGGAAGAGAAAATATGGGATTCAACACTATGGGAAGAGGAAATATGGGATTCAACAACAGAGGAAGAGGCTACATGACCCATGATGGTATGGGAAGAGGGTATATTGGAAGGGGGAGGGGAAATATGGAATATGGGAGAGGGGGGTATGGCCACTATGACATGAATTACCAGCAGCCATGGGGGTACAGGAACAACATAGAAGGTCCCTATCAGGGAGGATACAGGGAGGAATGGCACATGAACAACCCCTACCAGAAGCAGGGCTACAGAGGGGGGAGGGGCAGGTCCCCCAGGGGAGGCAGAG GTGGTCAGACAGTAAAACCAGCGAGTGAAATAACAGCGCGCCCATGTGCCAGATGTAAGACTACAG GAAGCCTACAGTGCAGTCGTTGTAAGACGCCCTACTGTTCTCCCGAGTGTCAGAAGGAACACTGGCCGGAGCACCGCCCCCACTGTCTGGATATAGC GAAAAAGCTGGAAGAAGATGAATTTGAGAGCAGATTTGAAGTGGACATAGGAGATGATGCTGCATCAAAG GAGATGAAGGCTTATGCCAGAACTATTGTACAAGAGCAGTACAGTAAACAGAGTGCTCAGCAGATGTCTCCCCAGGTCAGCCAGCAGACCAATGGCCCCAGTCAGGTATCCCCAGGGGTCAGGAGGGACCAAACAAGATCCCAGGGGGTCAGGCCACAGTCAAGTCAGGCATCCCCTGGGGTGAGACAGAGTCAGCCCTCACCCCAACAAAGCAGCAAGGAGTCCTTTGTACCCCCCAAGTCCAGCCCTGCCCCCAGTTCCTCTGTTCCTCCATCAAGGGTCCGCTCCAGTCCACCTACTG AATCACAGAGATTGAATTCTTCTTGGATGGCCAAAATCACAATGAAGCAGTTAGAAGTTGGACAGGAGTCACAG CTTGTACTGGTGGACATCGATGACCCGGGCAGAATCATCTTCCAGTTCCCTGTTATGGAGGACATGCAGGCTCTACAGGACAACGATGCCAGGATGAAAAAG GTGTTAGACAGAGACCACACCAGCGTGTCGGCCCCAGCTGTCGGGGAGTTCTACGCCGGTCAGTTTGTGGACGGCAGCTGGTACCGCTGTCGAGTGGATGCTTGTGACCTTGACCGGAATGTGACCGTTACCTACATAGACTACGGCAACAAGGAGATGGTGCCCTGCAGCAAGCTTAGGAAGCTGAGACCTGAGTGGTGCTCTCTACCTGGACAG GCTGTTATAGTAGCGTTGGATGGGGTGGGGCCACAGATGGACAGTCAGTTCTGGAGTCAGCAGGCGGTGGACCGAGTCAAGGAGCTGCTGCCCCCCACACAGATTAGTATGAAGATGTACCAGGTTACGTGTACCGCCAGGGACGGGGACAGGACGCTGGTCAAAGTGCTGGACGCTAATG GTCAGGATGTTGGTGAGACACTGATAAATTCAGGGCTTGCAGCAAAGACAACACCACAGACAACGACAACGCCACAGACCAGAGGGCCTCAGTT CATAGACGTAGATGCCAAAGAACTAGCTAGCCTGTGTGAGGGGTGGACGGTGGGGGAGAGGTACCTGGTGCTCATCACAGAGAGGGAAGGTCCCCAAAATCTCCACGCCCAGGGGCTGCAAGCCATCGACTTGTTCGCCCAGTTCTTTAATGAGGTGCAGGAGGAGTGTTCTGCTATGCAGATGGAGTTCTATCG ACCAAAGAGGGTCGGGGAGCTGGTCTATGGACTATATGACAACAACTGGTATCGAGCCGAAGTCCTTAGTCTGTCTGGTCAAGCAGCCAAAGTCTTCTTCATTGACTACGGCAACTGTGAATTGGTTCCTTTTAAAAACCTTCGGCAGGCGACCAGTCTTTGCCAGAAACAGCCTGTGTTCTGTGTTCCCTGTCAGCAGGTGGGCCTGGATGCTGGGACGGCTAACGACAAAGTCGAGGAGATATTTAATCAACTGACCTACAAAGACAATCCAAGGGAGCTCAGTCTTGTTTACAAAGGCAGAAAGGAAGGGAAGGCAGTGGTGGACTTTCTGAGTGATCAAGGAGAATTAGTTTCTGTGTTGATCCCCAAGATTGCGACTCCGACCCGAGTGATGGCGGGGGATATTGAGTCTCTGACCTTTCCAGAAGATGGAACTCCTGCTTCCTGTGTTATGATGTCTATAAATTCTATGGCCTCTTTCTACGTCTACCGCGGGACAGATCTTGAGAAGGTTATGAAAGAAGTTGCGGAGATCTGTGCCAAAGATCAATCTGCATACGACCCAACTGTTGGTGAGATGGTCCTGGGCCAGTTTTCTGAAGATAAGAGTTGGTACAGGGCGAAAGTCCTGGATGTATCAGGAGATGAAGTTATGCTGCTGTACACAGACTTTGGCAATAAGGAGAAGGTAGGCAAAGATGCTATACGAAGATTTGATCCAGCTCTGTCCAAATATCCCCATCAGAGTGTCCACTGCAAAATGGCTTCCGTGACCAAGTCCATGGAAACACCAGACCTACTGCAAGTATTCGCAAGCTTGTACAATCAGCCAGTGCAGATCAAACTGAAGGGTTCCAATAATACCGACCCAGTGGAAGTCGAGGTTGTTATGGAGGATGGCAGCAGTGTTAACCAGACCATTGTAGAGTTGTTTCCTGATGAAGCAACCTCAGCAGCTAGTTCTACCAACCAGGCTGCTGCTTCTGCTACAAGCTCAGCCGCTTCTTCATCAGGTACAGCAGCTACTTCCCCGGTTACCACTGGGTCTACTTCTACAGTCAGCAGGCTGCAGTTTCAGAAAGCTGCTGTTCCTTTGGATGGGAGTCAGCTACAGTGCTCCATAATTGAATTTACTAGTCTGAATTCTTTCCATTTGCAAATAATCAGGAAAGGAGAAATCGAAGTTTTGATGACTCAACTTGAAAAAGTTGGTGAAGTTAAAACACCATACCAACCTGAAGTAGGTGATGATGTGTGTGCCATATATTCTCTTGATTCACTGTGGTATAGGGCTCGAGTGTTAAAACAGTTAGATGGCAACTCTTATTTGGTTTATTTCGTGGACTTTGGAAATTCTGAAAATGTTGCTGTCAGTGAAATTCGTAAATTGAAGCCAGAGTATGTGAAGCTGCCATGTCTAGCTGTTCACTGCAGACTGTCCGCACCGGGGCCTCTCTCAGAGGATCTGAATCCAAAGTTTGGGGAGCTTGCCATGGGAGGAACACTATCGTTTCAAGCTGTATCGCAGGAGGATGACATGTACAGTGTTAAGATGTTCAGAGATGATGGTGTCTGTATCAATGACGCTCTGTTAGGCACTAGCTCGTTTTCTACACCACCTCCTGTGGCGGCAGCAACAACAAATGCAGGAGAAGTGGCTAAGAGTCAAGCTGCTGCCAAGTCTGAGCCAGTGGCCGCTGGGAAGAGGAAGATCCTGGAGTTTGACATGCCTATGGATGGAAGGAAGCTTCCATTTCTGATCACTAACATATTCAGTCTGGGCTCCTTCCATGCACATTACTACACAGAGGAGAGCCGGGAAAGGTTCACCGCCTTCCTAGAACAGATCAGTGTTTACTGTGCGGGGATCCCTGAGCCGTACAGCCCAGCGGTCGGGGAGGAAGTGTGTTGTCAATTCTCTGCCACTGAACAATGGTTGAGAGCTCAGGTACTGCAGGTTGAGGGTGATACATACGACGTACAATTTGTGGACTATGGGAATATTGTCAAAGTGCAGAAGGAGGAGATTCGCAAACTAGATGACTCTTTCACCCTCATGCCAAAGCAAGCCATTCATTGTTCCTTATCCAGCTCCATTGATCTTAATTCACCTAACCTCATTGAAAAGTTTGAAGAAATGGTGAGAAATAGTATTAGCTTCATTGTGGCTGTGAAGAAAGAGAGTGATTTGTATGAGGTGAAGATATCCACTGAGGAAGTGGAGGATATCACAGAGAGGTTGAGAGAATTGCCGGCCGGTTTTGTGCCGCGTGTCTTAACGGTGAATGGACCCAGGGAACCCTGTGTGTTTGTGGACATGGACAGCTTCAGTTCTTTCTATGTACAACTAGTGGGGCCTCCTTACAAGGAGGCGCTTACTGACCTTGAAACAAAACTCGAAACTTTCTGTCAGACGCCATACATCCCATACAAGGCTCGAGATAACGAACTTGTCTTGACCAAATTCGCAGTGGATGGGAAGTGGTACCGAGCTAGAGTGCTGGAAGTGATGGACGAGTCGGTGTACAGGGTGTTGTTTATTGACTTTGGAAACAAGGACCTGGTAGAGGGAGGGGTTCTCCGGGAGATCGACCCCACCTTCCTGTCCGTGCCTAATTCTGGGATCCACTGTAAACTGGCGGGGCTGGGAGAGAGTGAACCGGTGGCAGCTCTACAGCGGTTTGCTGAACTCACCGCAAACAACCTGTTACAGATGGAGGTGGTGGCGGTGGAGGGTGAGCTGCATGAGGTGGTTCTGTTTAATCAGGACGGTGAGAATATCAATGAACAAGTACTCCAGACCATCCAACAGTGTGAACTCTCCACTGGAAGTCCGTCGCTTGAACAGAATACTCAGGAGGCCGTGCCGATCAAAGACACACCACAATGTGCGGTGACACCAACTGCGACAGAGGTAGGAGCCGGTAGTGACTCGGCGCCAATGGTTCAGAGCTCCAACATCCGCCTGAGGGACATGGCCCATGTGACACCACCCAGGGAGGAGTTTAGTGTGGTCATCACCTCTATAGATTCCCCCGACGAGTTCTTCTGTCAGATGGCCGATCAACAAG CTTTTGCTAGCCTGGCCCTGATGATGGAGTCAATGATGCTGTACTGCGAGACAGAACCTAGTGATCCTGGCCAGAAGTACATTGTGGGGGACATGTGTTGTGCCTTCTACAACTGCTCCTCCT CAGACGGGGGCTGGTACAGGAGTGTGGTGACGGAGACCTTCCCCAACGGGTCTTACAATGTGCAGTATGTAGACTTTGGGAACCGAGCCATACTTCCCGGGGAACAGCTCCGACCAATGAAGCCCGACTTTACAGAGCTCCCAATTCTAGCCTTTAAATGTGCCCTCCATG gcgtcatagctCCTCAAGGATCCTGGTCAAATGCAGCCTCAGAGAAACTAGGTCAGTTCCTGAACCAGCCCCTTGACGCCTGCCTACGTGACCGGCGGGGGGATACGTTGGTGCTCCAGCTCACCCAGAAGGTACAGGAGGAGGCGGGGGTGAGGGAGGTAGATGTGGGGGAGTACCTGGTCAATGCCGGGGTGGCAGAGTCAGAGTCCAACACAG CTGATGAGGCTGCCTTGATTCAACAGCAGATAGCAGCTCTACAGGCCAAACTAAAGCAACTTAATCCCCAGACCTGA